The following are encoded together in the Hoplias malabaricus isolate fHopMal1 chromosome 3, fHopMal1.hap1, whole genome shotgun sequence genome:
- the oser1 gene encoding oxidative stress-responsive serine-rich protein 1, with the protein MATVKTGGKECEEDTLQTAFKKLRVDAESSSAVVHVCEGLASRTGARVSAEGAKPKIASPKENWHGCNRKSSRGLVRSQRRRRSKSPILHPPKFTYCSSKMPTPPGLKHKSPPEPDDTDASLGIPAKKELLSTSPRSPVFGVAGYETLRPGGPENPGSPLLLTGTPSDEESGPEGGPVPRKESSQASSEDPSAPSDFKSLCKLQENSQCSCGQRECQCSVWQGVEVYSFTGLRDVISECERKLPSPLDADQNSRTQCGNGVGTSSSPRSCSEQARANMTDFTIEDLSGYMDNFLYIPKKMSHMAEMMYT; encoded by the exons ATGGCCACGGTGAAGACGGGAGGAAAGGAGTGTGAGGAGGATACTTTACAGACTGCCTTTAAAAAGCTGCGTGTTGATGCTGAAAG TTCCTCTGCAGTGGTGCACGTCTGTGAGGGTTTGGCATCGAGAACAGGAGCTCGAGTCAGCGCCGAGGGAGCCAAACCCAAGATCGCTTCCCCGAAAGAGAACTGGCATGG ATGTAACCGGAAGTCCTCCAGAGGATTAGTGAGGAGCCAGAGACGGAGACGATCAAAATCCCCTATCCTCCACCCTCCAAAGTTCACTTACTGTAGTTCTAAAATGCCCACGCCTCCGGGCCTGAAACACAAGAGTCCTCCAGAGCCCGATGACACCGATGCATCTTTGGGGATCCCAGCCAAGAAAGAGCTTCTCTCCACAAGTCCCCGCTCTCCTGTTTTCGGGGTCGCTGGCTATGAAACCCTTCGTCCGGGTGGTCCGGAGAACCCCGGctcccctctccttctcactgGGACGCCTTCAGATGAAGAGAGCGGCCCTGAAGGCGGTCCTGTCCCAAGGAAAGAAAGTTCTCAAGCTTCTTCAGAGGATCCCAGTGCCCCATCTGACTTTAAATCCCTGTGTAAGCTCCAGGAGAACTCGCAGTGCTCCTGTGGCCAGAGAGAGTGCCAGTGCTCGGTGTGGCAGGGCGTGGAAGTGTACTCCTTCACTGGCCTCCGTGACGTCATCTCTGAATGTGAGAGAAAGCTCCCCAGCCCTCTGGATGCAGACCAGAACTCCAGAACTCAGTGCGGGAACGGAGTTGGGACGTCCAGCTCTCCGCGCTCTTGTTCTGAACAGGCTCGTGCTAACATGACCGACTTCACTATAGAGGACCTGTCCGGATACATGGACAATTTCTTGTACATCCCCAAGAAGATGTCTCACATGGCTGAGATGATGTACACTTAA